A single genomic interval of Nocardioides palaemonis harbors:
- a CDS encoding oligosaccharide flippase family protein, translated as MTDATDPTAGHAGQLQRLARRGTVSVIGAGFSGLFGVALVVIVTNGFSREVAGTLFAATAAFLILESVALLGTDTGLVRWLPTQLASGRAGDVRRTLAVAIGPVLGFSLCVGAATYALAPTLAPWLVGDAQAGTMTGMLRVLAIVLPVAALHDLVVAATRGAGSMRPTVVVENIGRLGLQSLLVLLAWLSDGSPTVLALAWSFAYVPGLLASSFWLSRLVRRRARGQVATTGWADVAREFWSYTAARGIARVTQTALKRSDIVMVAALAGPAEAALYTAASRFIVLGQLFVQSVQQALSPQMSTLFARGDDRAANAVFQAATRWSMIASWPLYLVLAAFAPALMDVFGDGYSVASEVVVILSLTMLLATACGPVDAVLLMAGRSWLSLRNSTVALAVNVGLNLVLIPLDGIRGAAVAWSVAIVVRNVLPLVQVRRQLDMWPVTRPAVRVGAAAVGCFGAVGVVMALRDPGLVADASLTAVALAAYLALVWSWRETLGLAAFRSALRRPAVATPRMPAGT; from the coding sequence GTGACCGACGCGACGGACCCGACCGCCGGCCACGCCGGCCAGCTGCAGCGGCTGGCCCGCCGCGGCACGGTCAGCGTGATCGGCGCCGGCTTCAGCGGGCTCTTCGGCGTCGCGCTCGTCGTCATCGTCACCAACGGCTTCTCCCGTGAGGTCGCCGGTACCCTGTTCGCCGCCACCGCCGCCTTCCTCATCCTCGAGTCGGTGGCGCTGCTCGGCACCGACACCGGTCTGGTGCGCTGGTTGCCCACCCAGCTGGCCTCGGGTCGTGCGGGCGACGTGCGCCGCACGCTCGCGGTCGCGATCGGGCCGGTCCTGGGCTTCTCGCTGTGCGTGGGCGCCGCGACCTACGCCCTGGCTCCCACGCTGGCGCCCTGGCTGGTCGGCGACGCGCAGGCCGGCACGATGACCGGGATGCTGCGGGTGCTGGCGATCGTGCTCCCGGTGGCCGCCCTGCACGACCTCGTGGTGGCAGCCACCCGGGGCGCGGGCTCGATGCGCCCGACCGTCGTGGTGGAGAACATCGGACGGCTGGGGCTGCAGTCGCTGCTGGTCCTGCTCGCGTGGCTGTCGGACGGCAGCCCGACGGTGCTGGCGCTGGCGTGGTCGTTCGCCTACGTCCCCGGGCTGCTGGCCTCGTCCTTCTGGCTGTCGCGGCTCGTGCGCCGCCGCGCGCGCGGCCAGGTCGCGACGACCGGCTGGGCCGACGTGGCCCGCGAGTTCTGGTCCTACACGGCCGCGCGCGGGATCGCCCGCGTCACGCAGACCGCGCTGAAGCGCTCCGACATCGTCATGGTGGCCGCGCTCGCCGGTCCGGCCGAGGCCGCCCTCTACACCGCGGCGAGCCGGTTCATCGTGCTCGGCCAGCTCTTCGTCCAGTCGGTGCAGCAGGCGCTGTCGCCGCAGATGAGCACCCTCTTCGCGCGCGGCGACGACCGCGCCGCCAACGCCGTCTTCCAGGCCGCCACCCGGTGGAGCATGATCGCGAGCTGGCCGCTCTACCTCGTGCTGGCGGCGTTCGCGCCCGCCCTGATGGACGTCTTCGGCGACGGCTACTCGGTGGCGTCGGAGGTCGTGGTCATCCTGTCGCTGACGATGCTGCTCGCGACCGCGTGCGGACCGGTCGACGCGGTGCTGCTGATGGCCGGGCGCAGCTGGCTGAGCCTGCGCAACAGCACCGTCGCGCTCGCGGTCAACGTGGGGCTCAACCTCGTGCTGATCCCGCTCGACGGCATCCGGGGCGCGGCGGTCGCGTGGTCGGTGGCGATCGTGGTGCGCAACGTGCTGCCGCTGGTCCAGGTCCGTCGACAGCTCGACATGTGGCCGGTCACCCGCCCGGCCGTGCGCGTCGGCGCGGCCGCGGTCGGGTGCTTCGGGGCCGTCGGCGTGGTGATGGCGCTGCGCGACCCCGGCCTGGTCGCCGACGCGTCCCTCACCGCGGTCGCGCTGGCCGCCTACCTCGCGCTGGTGTGGTCGTGGCGCGAGACGCTCGGCCTCGCGGCCTTCCGGTCCGCGCTGCGCCGGCCCGCCGTCGCCACGCCCCGCATGCCCGCCGGGACCTGA